In Micromonospora purpureochromogenes, a single window of DNA contains:
- a CDS encoding DUF4190 domain-containing protein gives MTYPPPPGGWHDPSADPTLPVSGQPIPAQPTGKDPYAPADPYAGAVPAQAGPVDPYAMAGYPGAAYPGYGQPVAKTNSMAIAALVLSLVGFASCITAPVGAILGHVAMKQIRQTGEGGEGMAKAAIIVGWILTGLLLLLLAFYVVVIVLAVMDASSTS, from the coding sequence ATGACCTATCCCCCACCGCCCGGCGGCTGGCACGACCCGTCGGCCGATCCGACCCTGCCCGTCAGCGGCCAGCCCATTCCCGCCCAGCCGACCGGCAAGGACCCGTACGCCCCGGCCGACCCGTACGCGGGCGCCGTCCCGGCGCAGGCCGGCCCGGTCGACCCGTACGCGATGGCCGGCTACCCGGGGGCCGCGTACCCGGGGTACGGCCAGCCGGTGGCGAAGACCAACAGCATGGCGATCGCCGCGCTGGTGCTCTCGCTGGTCGGCTTCGCGTCCTGCATCACCGCGCCGGTCGGCGCGATCCTCGGCCACGTCGCCATGAAGCAGATCCGCCAGACCGGTGAGGGCGGCGAGGGCATGGCCAAGGCGGCCATCATCGTCGGCTGGATCCTGACCGGCCTGCTGCTGCTCCTGCTCGCGTTCTACGTCGTGGTCATCGTGCTCGCGGTGATGGACGCCTCCAGCACCTCCTGA
- a CDS encoding HpcH/HpaI aldolase/citrate lyase family protein — protein sequence MAAVGRPRRSCLAVPGSSVKMLGKAQGLPADQVFLDLEDAVAPLAKPDARKNIVAALNEGDWAGKTRVVRVNDLTTPWTYRDVIEVVEGAGANLDCIMLPKVQNAAQVQWLDLTLTQIEKTLGLEVGRIGIEAQIENAAGLVNVDAIAAASPRVETIIFGPADFMASINMKSLVVGALIPDYPGDPYHYILMRILMAARMHDKQAIDGPFLQIRDVDAFREVAKRSAALGFDGKWVLHPGQIDAANEVYQPAQADYDHAELILDAYEHYTSEAGGKLGAVMLGDEMIDEASRKMALVIAAKGRAAGMTRTSSFTPPSE from the coding sequence ATGGCCGCAGTCGGTCGCCCCCGCCGGTCCTGCCTCGCCGTGCCGGGTTCCAGCGTCAAGATGCTCGGCAAGGCCCAGGGCCTCCCCGCCGACCAGGTCTTCCTCGACCTGGAGGACGCGGTCGCCCCGCTGGCCAAGCCGGACGCCCGCAAGAACATCGTCGCGGCGCTCAACGAGGGCGACTGGGCCGGCAAGACCCGGGTGGTCCGGGTCAACGACCTGACCACCCCGTGGACCTACCGGGACGTCATCGAGGTGGTCGAGGGCGCGGGCGCGAACCTCGACTGCATCATGCTGCCGAAGGTGCAGAACGCCGCCCAGGTGCAGTGGCTGGACCTGACGCTGACCCAGATCGAGAAGACCCTGGGCCTGGAGGTCGGCCGGATCGGCATCGAGGCGCAGATCGAGAACGCCGCCGGCCTGGTCAACGTCGACGCCATCGCCGCCGCCTCGCCCCGGGTCGAGACCATCATCTTCGGCCCGGCCGACTTCATGGCCTCGATCAACATGAAGTCGCTGGTGGTCGGCGCGCTGATCCCGGACTACCCGGGCGACCCCTACCACTACATCCTGATGCGGATCCTGATGGCCGCCCGGATGCACGACAAGCAGGCCATCGACGGCCCGTTCCTGCAGATCCGCGACGTCGACGCGTTCCGCGAGGTGGCCAAGCGCTCCGCGGCGCTGGGCTTCGACGGCAAGTGGGTGCTGCACCCCGGCCAGATCGACGCCGCCAACGAGGTCTACCAGCCGGCCCAGGCCGACTACGACCACGCCGAGCTGATCCTCGACGCGTACGAGCACTACACCTCGGAGGCCGGCGGCAAGCTCGGCGCCGTGATGCTCGGCGACGAGATGATCGACGAGGCGTCCCGCAAGATGGCCCTGGTGATCGCCGCCAAGGGACGCGCCGCCGGGATGACCCGCACCTCCAGCTTCACCCCGCCCTCCGAGTGA
- a CDS encoding SDR family NAD(P)-dependent oxidoreductase, with translation MEDLTGRRTVVVTGASSGIGLAAATALARRGDRVVLVGRDPARLQAAGDRVREACGERPELFRADFAVLDDVRGLAERLRAAYDRIDVLANNAGAIVLEPLTTVDGFELSMQANHLAPFLLSNLLADRIGRMAVTASGAHRSGALDPDDLNATLHPYRPIRAYGTSKQANILFTAEAARRWPDVRSYCFHPGVVRTRFGADSRLVALGMRLLPFRSPERGAETLVWLANQEPSRLVDGAYYADRKLRRPRRKAADQTLAARLWTASATAVGLDG, from the coding sequence GTGGAAGATCTCACTGGCCGTCGGACCGTGGTGGTGACCGGGGCCAGCTCCGGCATCGGCCTGGCCGCCGCGACGGCCCTGGCCCGCCGGGGCGACCGGGTCGTGCTGGTCGGCCGGGACCCGGCCCGGCTCCAGGCCGCCGGGGACCGGGTACGCGAGGCCTGCGGCGAGCGCCCCGAGCTGTTCCGCGCCGACTTCGCGGTGCTCGACGACGTACGCGGGCTCGCCGAGCGGCTGCGGGCGGCGTACGACCGGATCGACGTGCTGGCCAACAACGCCGGGGCGATCGTGCTGGAACCGCTCACCACCGTCGACGGCTTCGAGCTCTCCATGCAGGCCAACCACCTGGCGCCGTTCCTGCTGAGCAACCTGCTGGCCGACCGGATCGGCCGGATGGCGGTGACCGCCTCCGGCGCGCACCGCAGCGGGGCGCTCGACCCGGACGACCTGAACGCCACGCTGCACCCGTACCGGCCGATCCGCGCGTACGGCACCAGCAAGCAGGCGAACATCCTGTTCACGGCGGAGGCGGCCCGGCGCTGGCCGGACGTCCGGTCGTACTGCTTCCACCCGGGGGTGGTGCGGACCCGGTTCGGGGCGGACAGCCGGCTGGTCGCCCTCGGCATGCGGCTGCTGCCGTTCCGCAGCCCGGAGCGGGGCGCGGAGACGCTGGTCTGGCTGGCCAACCAGGAGCCGTCCCGGCTGGTCGACGGCGCCTACTACGCCGACCGGAAGCTGCGCCGGCCGCGGCGCAAGGCGGCCGACCAGACGCTCGCCGCCCGGCTCTGGACGGCCAGCGCCACGGCCGTCGGCCTCGACGGGTGA
- a CDS encoding APC family permease, with amino-acid sequence MARRPGDEDEADSGTVVTPSAEFPPLAPEELGTLRRIGDRWRADHPGELPIDPTLGRHGGRPTPTRFGRLAPIAMFRREQPDELVATEPANLPGTRFGRALTRLRRVVFGPPLSSAAVLYERMRKLVALPVLSSDLLSSVAYGPEAMLAVLVLAGSAALGLSLPLAAGLVVLMIAVGVSYRQTIHAYPHGAGSYIVAGDNLGTGAGLTAAAGLMLDYVLTVAVSVAAGVHAVTSALPGLGPFAVPLGVLVIAVLLAANLRGVRTAGNIFVLPTYAFVVALLALLVVGYLRAAGRGFTPVAPPAVPAAEGLGLLLVLRAFASGAVSMTGIEAVSNAVPAFRPPEWRNARTTLGWMVAMLVLLFAGLTLLIHLAGLAPTTGETLLSQLARVTFPTGPWYGLIQATTALILLLAANTAFNGFPRLLFFMARAGHAPRRFLHMGDRLAFSDGLVALAATAALVFVAFGGYTERLIPLYAVGVFLAFTLSQAGMVVHWRRRRGAGWRGRLAVNAIGATLSGLVLVTAAVAKFTEGAWLVVIAVPLLVLLFHRVHRHYRNLHAALALHPPPVAPVAAGPAEGEELPQQVRHLVVVPMARLNRASLRALAYAVSLGQPTLAVHIAPEEAEADRFREQWRAWGDHVRLETIVSPYRAVIGPLAHYLEALHDTGPELVLTVIVPEVVLRRSWHRPLHSRTEQRLRRALRPLPGVVVTSIPVHLTE; translated from the coding sequence ATGGCGCGGCGACCGGGCGACGAGGACGAGGCCGACAGCGGCACCGTCGTCACCCCGTCGGCCGAGTTCCCGCCGCTCGCCCCCGAAGAGCTGGGCACCCTGCGCCGGATCGGTGACCGCTGGCGCGCCGACCACCCCGGCGAGCTGCCGATCGACCCGACCCTGGGCCGGCACGGGGGGCGTCCCACCCCGACCCGCTTCGGCCGGCTGGCCCCGATCGCCATGTTCCGCCGGGAGCAGCCGGACGAACTGGTCGCCACCGAACCGGCGAACCTGCCCGGCACCCGGTTCGGCCGGGCGCTGACCCGACTGCGCCGGGTCGTTTTCGGTCCGCCGCTGTCCAGCGCGGCGGTGCTCTACGAGCGGATGCGCAAGCTGGTGGCGCTGCCGGTGCTCTCCTCCGACCTGCTCAGTTCGGTGGCGTACGGGCCGGAGGCGATGCTGGCCGTGCTGGTGCTGGCCGGCAGCGCGGCGTTGGGGCTCTCCCTGCCGCTGGCCGCCGGGCTGGTGGTGCTCATGATCGCCGTCGGCGTCTCCTACCGGCAGACCATCCACGCCTACCCGCACGGTGCGGGGTCGTACATCGTCGCGGGGGACAACCTGGGCACCGGGGCGGGGCTGACCGCCGCGGCCGGGCTGATGCTCGACTACGTGCTGACCGTGGCCGTCTCGGTGGCCGCCGGGGTGCACGCGGTCACCTCGGCGCTGCCCGGGCTGGGGCCGTTCGCCGTCCCGCTCGGGGTGCTGGTGATCGCGGTGCTGCTCGCCGCCAACCTCCGCGGGGTCCGGACCGCCGGCAACATCTTCGTGCTCCCCACGTACGCCTTCGTGGTCGCGCTGCTGGCGCTGCTGGTGGTCGGCTACCTGCGGGCGGCCGGGCGCGGCTTCACCCCGGTGGCGCCGCCGGCGGTGCCGGCGGCCGAGGGGCTCGGCCTGCTGCTGGTGCTGCGGGCCTTCGCCTCGGGCGCGGTCTCGATGACCGGCATCGAGGCGGTGTCCAACGCAGTCCCGGCGTTCCGCCCGCCCGAGTGGCGGAACGCCCGCACCACGCTGGGCTGGATGGTGGCGATGCTGGTGCTGCTCTTCGCCGGGCTCACCCTGCTGATCCACCTGGCCGGCCTGGCGCCGACGACGGGGGAGACCCTGCTCTCCCAACTGGCCCGGGTCACCTTCCCGACCGGCCCCTGGTACGGCCTGATCCAGGCCACCACCGCGCTGATCCTGCTGCTGGCGGCGAACACCGCCTTCAACGGCTTCCCCCGGCTGCTGTTCTTCATGGCCCGGGCCGGTCACGCGCCGCGCCGCTTCCTGCACATGGGGGACCGGCTGGCGTTCAGCGACGGCCTGGTCGCCCTCGCCGCGACCGCCGCGCTGGTCTTCGTCGCCTTCGGCGGGTACACCGAGCGGCTGATCCCGCTCTACGCGGTCGGGGTGTTCCTCGCCTTCACCCTCTCCCAGGCCGGGATGGTGGTGCACTGGCGCCGCCGGCGCGGGGCCGGCTGGCGGGGCCGGCTGGCGGTCAACGCGATCGGCGCCACGCTCTCCGGGCTGGTGCTCGTGACCGCGGCGGTCGCCAAGTTCACCGAGGGCGCCTGGTTGGTGGTGATCGCCGTACCGCTGCTGGTGCTGCTCTTCCACCGGGTGCACCGGCACTACCGGAACCTGCACGCCGCGCTGGCCCTGCACCCGCCGCCGGTCGCGCCCGTCGCCGCCGGGCCCGCCGAGGGCGAGGAGCTGCCCCAACAGGTACGCCACCTGGTGGTGGTCCCGATGGCCCGGCTCAACCGGGCATCGCTGCGCGCCCTGGCGTACGCGGTGTCGCTGGGTCAGCCGACCCTGGCGGTGCACATCGCGCCGGAGGAGGCGGAGGCGGACCGGTTCCGCGAGCAGTGGCGGGCCTGGGGGGACCACGTGCGGCTGGAGACCATCGTGTCGCCGTACCGGGCGGTGATCGGGCCGCTGGCGCACTACCTGGAGGCGCTGCACGACACCGGCCCGGAGCTGGTGCTGACCGTGATCGTGCCGGAGGTGGTGCTGCGCCGGAGCTGGCACCGCCCGCTGCACAGCCGGACCGAGCAGCGGCTGCGCCGGGCGTTGCGGCCGCTGCCGGGGGTGGTGGTCACCAGCATCCCGGTGCACCTCACCGAGTGA
- a CDS encoding DMT family transporter, with amino-acid sequence MLSVSPTPHRPPVDPLTVGVLALAVAAVSSSAPLVAFAAAPALAIAFWRNLLSVAVLGPFSLARRRTEFRALTVGAGRREGWYCVLSGVALAAHFATWMPSAQLTSVAAATALGATQPVWQGLIARWQGRHLPYAVWAGIAVAVTGAVLATGADVAVSGRAFAGDLLAITGGLFAAVYTAFGERARATISTATYTTICYGVCALILLVVCLVGGVPLRGYDSATWLAILGLVAGAQLLGHSMFNYALRRVSATTVSVLILLEAPGAALIGWVWLGQLPRPLALPGLALLLVGVAVVVLGGARAGRRPEPAPVPADAAPPTG; translated from the coding sequence TTGCTCTCCGTGTCTCCCACCCCGCACCGCCCGCCGGTGGACCCGCTGACCGTCGGCGTTCTCGCGCTCGCCGTCGCCGCCGTCTCCTCCTCCGCCCCGCTGGTCGCCTTCGCCGCGGCCCCGGCGCTGGCCATCGCGTTCTGGCGCAACCTGCTCTCGGTCGCCGTGCTCGGCCCGTTCTCGTTGGCCCGCCGCCGGACCGAGTTCCGGGCGCTGACCGTGGGGGCGGGCCGGCGGGAGGGCTGGTACTGCGTGCTCTCCGGCGTCGCGCTGGCCGCCCACTTCGCCACCTGGATGCCGAGCGCCCAGCTCACCTCGGTCGCCGCGGCGACCGCGCTCGGCGCCACCCAGCCGGTCTGGCAGGGGCTGATCGCCCGCTGGCAGGGCCGCCACCTGCCGTACGCCGTCTGGGCCGGCATCGCGGTGGCCGTGACGGGCGCGGTGCTCGCCACCGGCGCGGACGTCGCCGTCTCCGGGCGGGCCTTCGCCGGGGACCTGCTGGCGATCACCGGCGGCCTGTTCGCCGCGGTCTACACCGCGTTCGGCGAGCGCGCCCGGGCCACCATCAGCACCGCCACCTACACCACCATCTGCTACGGGGTGTGCGCGCTGATCCTGCTGGTGGTGTGCCTGGTCGGCGGCGTGCCACTGCGCGGGTACGACTCCGCCACCTGGCTGGCCATCCTCGGTCTGGTCGCCGGTGCCCAACTGCTCGGGCACTCGATGTTCAACTACGCCCTGCGCCGCGTCTCGGCCACCACGGTCAGCGTGCTGATCCTGCTGGAGGCGCCGGGCGCCGCCCTGATCGGCTGGGTCTGGCTCGGTCAGCTGCCCCGCCCGCTCGCCCTGCCCGGGCTGGCCCTGCTGCTGGTCGGGGTGGCCGTGGTGGTGCTCGGGGGCGCCCGCGCCGGCCGCCGCCCCGAACCGGCCCCGGTCCCCGCCGACGCCGCCCCACCCACCGGCTGA
- a CDS encoding HAD family hydrolase, whose protein sequence is MPRYPAVLFDFFGTLTRCVQRGAAHETTAELLGCPVDTLAAVLDRTFYQRASGRHGNAEATLRWVCVQAGVHPSDDAVRAAVASRHRAVRADTRLRDDAVPALAALRERGVRTGVISDCTHELPAFLPQLAVAPLLDARIFSVHVGRCKPDPALYLAACRRLDVRPEDCLYVGDGGSRELTGAQRAGMTAVRLAAPDLAGHLVFDAEPDWDGPVVGSLSEVVELVDAVPVGC, encoded by the coding sequence ATGCCCAGGTACCCCGCGGTGCTGTTCGACTTCTTCGGCACCCTGACCCGCTGCGTCCAGCGCGGCGCCGCCCACGAAACCACCGCCGAGCTGCTCGGCTGTCCCGTCGACACGCTCGCTGCGGTCCTCGACCGCACCTTCTACCAGCGGGCCAGCGGCCGGCACGGCAACGCCGAGGCGACGCTGCGCTGGGTCTGCGTCCAGGCCGGCGTCCACCCCTCCGACGACGCCGTCCGGGCGGCGGTGGCCTCCCGGCACCGGGCGGTACGCGCCGACACCCGACTGCGCGACGACGCGGTGCCCGCGCTCGCCGCGCTGCGGGAGCGGGGCGTCCGCACCGGCGTGATCAGCGACTGCACCCACGAGCTGCCGGCGTTCCTGCCGCAGCTGGCCGTCGCCCCGCTGCTCGACGCGCGGATCTTCTCCGTCCACGTCGGCCGGTGCAAGCCGGACCCGGCGCTCTACCTCGCCGCCTGCCGTCGGCTCGACGTGCGGCCCGAGGACTGCCTCTACGTCGGTGACGGCGGCAGCCGGGAGTTGACCGGCGCGCAGCGGGCGGGGATGACCGCCGTGCGGCTGGCCGCCCCCGACCTGGCCGGGCACCTGGTCTTCGACGCCGAGCCGGACTGGGACGGCCCGGTCGTCGGTTCGCTGAGCGAGGTGGTCGAGCTGGTCGACGCGGTGCCGGTCGGTTGCTGA
- a CDS encoding PhzF family phenazine biosynthesis protein produces MSTLAYEIVDVFTDRPFAGNPLAVVFGAEGLATEQMQALALEFNLSETVFVLPPTQVGATYRARIFTPAAELPFAGHPSVGAAVTASRRGMFGVGSITQECGAGVLPIEVDETGATLTGGTPTLGPELDPEPLLEMAGLTADDHAGPAPRVAGCGLEFPYLPVRPDAVARAKVNAAAAERYGVEHVSVFSWDAETQTAHARVFVPGLGVPEDPATGSAALGLGVWLVASGLLPGDGRSAYAVRQGIEIHRPSALACTVTAADGAAVGATVSGQVMAVARGEILVPPFVG; encoded by the coding sequence ATGTCGACCTTGGCCTACGAGATCGTGGACGTCTTCACCGATCGCCCGTTCGCCGGCAACCCGCTGGCCGTGGTGTTCGGCGCCGAAGGGCTCGCCACCGAACAGATGCAGGCGCTCGCGCTGGAGTTCAACCTCTCGGAAACGGTGTTCGTGCTGCCGCCCACCCAGGTCGGGGCCACCTACCGGGCCCGGATCTTCACCCCGGCCGCGGAGTTGCCGTTCGCCGGGCACCCCAGCGTCGGCGCGGCGGTCACCGCCAGTCGGCGCGGGATGTTCGGTGTGGGCAGTATCACCCAGGAGTGCGGCGCGGGGGTGCTGCCGATCGAGGTCGACGAAACCGGTGCCACCCTGACCGGCGGCACCCCCACCCTCGGGCCGGAGCTGGACCCGGAGCCGCTGCTGGAGATGGCCGGCCTCACCGCCGACGACCACGCCGGCCCGGCGCCCCGGGTGGCCGGCTGCGGGTTGGAGTTTCCCTACCTTCCGGTCCGCCCGGACGCGGTGGCCCGCGCCAAGGTCAACGCGGCGGCGGCGGAACGGTACGGGGTGGAGCACGTCAGCGTCTTCTCCTGGGACGCCGAGACGCAAACCGCGCACGCCCGCGTCTTCGTGCCCGGGCTCGGCGTGCCGGAGGACCCGGCCACCGGCTCGGCCGCCCTCGGGCTCGGCGTCTGGCTGGTTGCCAGCGGGCTGCTCCCCGGCGACGGGCGCTCCGCGTACGCGGTCCGCCAGGGCATCGAGATCCACCGCCCGTCGGCGCTGGCCTGCACCGTGACCGCGGCCGACGGGGCGGCGGTCGGCGCCACCGTCTCCGGTCAGGTCATGGCGGTGGCCCGGGGCGAGATCCTGGTCCCGCCGTTCGTCGGTTGA
- a CDS encoding magnesium transporter MgtE N-terminal domain-containing protein — MSTPNRVYIARLAGVAVFDPNGDQVGRVRDAVARIRPTQRPPEVVGLVAEMPMRRRIFLSINRITSIDADAVVLGSGTLNLRRFEKRPNELLVLQELLDRRVQLEPGGQPGAVVDVAMECSRGGEWSLSRVAVREQTGRLTRRGHLHQVEWDRVRGLSGIAANRGTANLLAVLEDMRPADLANALQDLPDARRNEVAAALDDERLADVLSELPEHDQVEILAALDRERAADVLEEMDPDDAADLLNELPPPEQDVLLDLMEPNEADPVRQLLRYASGTAGSVMTSEPVILPPDATVAEALARIREEQLSPAVAAQVFVARAPMTTPTGRYLGMVHFQRLLREPPAEMLGGVVVNDIDPLRPTTPLPEITRRMATYDLVAMPVVDRNNRLVGAVTVDDVLDHSLPRDWRDRDAVPAPSPAEGTDGADG; from the coding sequence GTGAGCACGCCGAACCGGGTCTACATCGCCCGACTCGCCGGAGTCGCCGTCTTCGACCCGAACGGTGACCAGGTGGGCCGGGTGCGTGACGCGGTGGCCCGGATCCGGCCGACCCAACGTCCCCCCGAGGTGGTGGGCCTGGTCGCCGAGATGCCGATGCGCCGGCGGATCTTCCTGTCCATCAACCGGATCACCTCCATCGACGCGGACGCGGTGGTGCTCGGCAGCGGCACCCTCAACCTGCGCCGCTTCGAGAAGCGCCCCAACGAGCTGCTGGTGCTCCAGGAGCTGTTGGACCGGCGGGTCCAGCTCGAACCGGGCGGCCAGCCGGGCGCGGTGGTCGACGTGGCGATGGAGTGCAGCCGGGGTGGCGAGTGGTCGCTGTCCCGGGTCGCCGTCCGCGAGCAGACCGGCCGGCTCACCCGCCGTGGCCACCTGCACCAGGTCGAGTGGGACCGGGTCCGCGGGCTGAGCGGCATCGCCGCCAACCGGGGTACGGCCAACCTGCTCGCCGTGCTGGAGGACATGCGCCCGGCCGACCTGGCCAACGCCCTGCAGGACCTGCCCGACGCGCGGCGCAACGAGGTCGCGGCGGCGCTGGACGACGAACGCCTCGCCGACGTGCTCAGCGAGCTGCCCGAGCACGACCAGGTGGAGATCCTCGCCGCGCTGGACCGGGAACGGGCCGCCGACGTGCTGGAGGAGATGGACCCGGACGACGCCGCCGACCTGCTCAACGAGCTGCCGCCGCCGGAGCAGGACGTGCTGCTGGACCTGATGGAGCCGAACGAGGCCGACCCGGTCCGCCAGCTGCTGCGCTACGCCTCCGGTACGGCGGGCAGCGTGATGACCTCCGAGCCGGTGATCCTGCCGCCGGACGCCACCGTCGCGGAGGCGCTCGCCCGGATCCGGGAGGAGCAGCTTTCCCCGGCCGTCGCGGCCCAGGTGTTCGTGGCCCGCGCGCCGATGACCACGCCCACCGGCCGCTACCTGGGCATGGTGCACTTCCAGCGGCTGCTCCGGGAGCCGCCGGCGGAGATGCTCGGCGGGGTGGTGGTCAACGACATCGACCCGCTGCGGCCGACCACCCCCCTGCCGGAGATCACCCGCCGGATGGCCACCTACGACCTGGTCGCGATGCCCGTGGTGGACCGCAACAACCGGCTGGTCGGCGCGGTCACGGTCGACGACGTGCTCGACCACTCGCTGCCGCGCGACTGGCGGGACCGGGACGCCGTACCGGCCCCGAGCCCCGCCGAGGGGACGGACGGCGCTGATGGCTGA
- a CDS encoding DUF1003 domain-containing protein codes for MADQRRAERLDQPREPRGVKLPRFDPEAFGRWSEGIARGMGTANFIVYMTVVIALWFGWNTLAPAHLRFDPYTFTFLTLILSLQASYAAPLILLAQNRQADRDRVALEEDRRRATLQKADTEYLTREIAALRIAMGEVATRDFLRSELARLAEELDEAAQRRQKLERRQQEKAVRRGGDGLDEPRDDLDGDYARGGRPEG; via the coding sequence ATGGCTGACCAGCGACGGGCCGAGCGACTGGACCAGCCGCGCGAGCCCCGGGGCGTCAAGCTGCCCCGGTTCGACCCGGAGGCCTTCGGCCGGTGGTCCGAGGGGATCGCCCGGGGCATGGGCACCGCGAACTTCATCGTCTACATGACGGTGGTCATCGCGCTCTGGTTCGGCTGGAACACCCTGGCGCCGGCGCACCTGCGCTTCGACCCGTACACCTTCACCTTCCTCACCCTGATCCTGTCGTTGCAGGCGTCGTACGCGGCCCCGCTGATCCTGCTCGCGCAGAACCGACAGGCCGACCGGGACCGGGTGGCGCTGGAGGAGGACCGGCGGCGGGCCACCCTGCAGAAGGCCGACACGGAGTACCTGACCCGGGAGATCGCCGCGCTGCGGATCGCCATGGGTGAGGTGGCCACCCGGGACTTCCTCCGCTCCGAGCTGGCCCGGCTGGCCGAGGAGCTGGACGAGGCGGCCCAGCGCCGGCAGAAACTGGAACGCCGGCAGCAGGAGAAGGCCGTCCGGCGGGGCGGCGACGGCCTCGACGAGCCCCGCGACGACCTGGACGGCGATTACGCCCGCGGCGGCCGGCCGGAGGGCTGA
- a CDS encoding Mrp/NBP35 family ATP-binding protein yields MSAPVSTISDAIQAALATVNDPEIRRPITDLGMVRSAVVGDDGVVRVELLLTVAGCPLKDKLRSDITAAVGAVPGVTGVEIEFGVMSPEQRQELQSKLRGGNATEEPVIPFAQPGSRTRVYAVASGKGGVGKSSVTVNLAAALAARGLSVGVVDADIYGHSVPRMLGADGRPTRVEDMIMPPQAHGVKVISIGMFTPGNAAVVWRGPMLHRALQQFLGDVYWGDLDVLLLDLPPGTGDIAISVAQLLPNAEILVVTTPQAAAAEVAERAGAIALQTHQRVVGVIENMAWLELPDGSRMEVFGAGGGQAVAESLSRTIGAQVPLLGQIPLDTRVREGGDAGNPIVLAEPDAPASKALAQIADRLAVRRESLLGKPLGLKPAGR; encoded by the coding sequence ATGTCAGCTCCCGTCAGCACCATCTCCGACGCGATCCAGGCCGCCCTGGCCACCGTCAACGACCCGGAGATCCGCCGCCCGATCACGGACCTCGGCATGGTCCGCTCCGCCGTGGTCGGCGACGACGGCGTCGTACGCGTCGAGCTGCTGCTCACCGTCGCCGGCTGCCCGCTGAAGGACAAGCTGCGCTCCGACATCACCGCCGCCGTGGGGGCGGTCCCCGGCGTGACGGGCGTCGAGATCGAGTTCGGCGTGATGAGCCCCGAGCAGCGCCAGGAACTCCAGTCGAAGCTGCGCGGCGGCAACGCCACCGAGGAGCCGGTGATCCCGTTCGCCCAGCCCGGCTCCCGGACCCGGGTGTACGCGGTGGCCAGCGGCAAGGGTGGCGTCGGCAAGTCGAGCGTGACGGTCAACCTGGCCGCCGCGCTGGCCGCCCGGGGCCTCTCGGTCGGCGTGGTCGACGCGGACATCTACGGCCACTCGGTGCCCCGGATGCTCGGCGCGGACGGCCGCCCGACCCGGGTCGAGGACATGATCATGCCGCCGCAGGCGCACGGCGTGAAGGTGATCTCGATCGGCATGTTCACCCCCGGCAACGCCGCCGTGGTGTGGCGCGGCCCGATGCTGCACCGGGCGCTCCAGCAGTTCCTCGGCGACGTCTACTGGGGCGATCTGGACGTGCTCCTGCTCGACCTGCCCCCGGGCACCGGCGACATCGCCATCTCGGTGGCCCAGCTGCTGCCGAACGCCGAGATCCTGGTGGTGACCACGCCGCAGGCCGCGGCCGCCGAGGTCGCCGAGCGGGCCGGCGCGATCGCCCTGCAGACCCACCAGCGGGTGGTCGGGGTCATCGAGAACATGGCCTGGCTGGAGCTGCCCGACGGCTCGCGGATGGAGGTCTTCGGCGCCGGTGGCGGCCAGGCCGTGGCCGAGTCGCTGAGCCGGACGATCGGCGCGCAGGTGCCGCTGCTGGGTCAGATCCCGCTCGACACCCGGGTACGCGAGGGCGGCGACGCCGGCAACCCGATCGTGCTGGCCGAGCCGGACGCCCCGGCCTCCAAGGCGCTGGCCCAGATCGCCGACCGCCTCGCCGTCCGCCGCGAGTCCCTCCTCGGCAAGCCCCTCGGCCTCAAGCCCGCCGGCCGCTGA
- a CDS encoding Sec-independent protein translocase family protein, whose product MLDNLNWWEIGALLLLALLIFGDRLPNVINDGLRMVRNLRGMARNATGDLSRELGTDIQLEDLHPKAFIRKHLLSEEDEQAIRKPLQGVYDNLRADVTGVHNELKDVADAADPRGRGGRKATATGGAPAPAPRPSYDDAT is encoded by the coding sequence GTGCTCGACAACCTGAACTGGTGGGAGATCGGTGCGCTGCTGCTCCTGGCGCTGCTGATCTTCGGTGACCGGCTGCCCAACGTCATCAACGACGGCCTGCGGATGGTCCGCAACCTGCGCGGCATGGCCCGCAACGCGACCGGTGACCTGAGCCGCGAGCTGGGCACCGACATCCAGCTGGAGGACCTGCACCCCAAGGCGTTCATCCGCAAGCACCTGCTCAGCGAAGAGGACGAGCAGGCGATCCGGAAGCCGTTGCAGGGTGTCTACGACAACCTGCGGGCGGACGTGACCGGCGTGCACAACGAGCTCAAGGACGTCGCCGACGCCGCCGACCCGCGCGGCAGGGGCGGCCGCAAGGCCACCGCCACGGGCGGCGCGCCCGCCCCGGCCCCCCGCCCGAGCTACGACGACGCCACCTGA